In Flavobacterium lacustre, a genomic segment contains:
- the gap gene encoding type I glyceraldehyde-3-phosphate dehydrogenase produces MKTRIAINGFGRIGRNLFRLLLNHPDIEVIAINDIADTKTMAHLVKYDSIHGVLPNVITQDETGFFVDGKHVLFFHEKSISNLDWKSLAIDYVIESTGKYKTFEDLNAHILAGAKKVILSAPSEVDTIKTVVLGVNEHILDGTETIISNASCTTNNAAPMIKIIDELCGIEQAYITTIHSFTTDQSLHDQPHKDLRRARGASQSIVPTTTGAAKALTKIFTSLEGKIGGCGIRVPVPDGSLTDITFNVKRVVSIEEINAAFKTASQTTLKGILDYTEDPIVSVDIIGNKNSCTFDAQLTSVIDKMVKVVGWYDNEKGYSSRIIDLILFTKKPNN; encoded by the coding sequence TTGAAAACAAGAATTGCCATAAATGGTTTTGGACGAATTGGACGAAATCTATTCCGATTGCTGCTGAACCATCCTGATATAGAAGTAATTGCCATAAACGATATTGCAGATACCAAAACAATGGCGCATTTAGTGAAATACGACAGTATTCACGGTGTATTGCCAAACGTAATCACCCAGGATGAAACAGGTTTTTTTGTAGATGGAAAACACGTTTTATTTTTCCACGAAAAAAGCATTTCAAATCTGGATTGGAAAAGCTTGGCTATCGATTATGTAATCGAATCTACTGGAAAATACAAAACATTCGAAGACTTAAATGCACATATTCTGGCGGGTGCCAAAAAAGTAATTCTCTCCGCACCTTCAGAAGTAGACACAATAAAAACAGTTGTTTTGGGAGTCAACGAACATATCCTTGACGGAACAGAAACCATTATTTCAAACGCCAGCTGTACAACAAATAATGCAGCGCCAATGATCAAAATCATTGATGAACTTTGCGGTATTGAGCAAGCCTACATTACCACAATTCACTCTTTTACAACGGACCAAAGCTTACACGATCAACCCCATAAAGATTTACGTCGCGCAAGAGGAGCAAGCCAGTCAATAGTACCTACAACAACCGGAGCAGCAAAAGCATTGACAAAAATTTTCACTTCTTTAGAAGGAAAAATTGGAGGTTGCGGCATACGGGTTCCCGTTCCTGACGGCTCTTTGACTGATATCACTTTCAATGTAAAACGGGTAGTAAGCATCGAAGAAATAAATGCTGCTTTTAAAACAGCTTCCCAAACCACCTTAAAAGGAATTTTAGATTATACGGAAGATCCAATAGTATCTGTTGACATTATTGGGAATAAAAATTCTTGTACATTTGATGCTCAACTAACCTCTGTTATTGACAAAATGGTAAAAGTGGTAGGATGGTATGATAACGAAAAAGGATATTCATCAAGAATTATTGATTTAATACTTTTTACAAAAAAACCAAATAACTAA
- the lipA gene encoding lipoyl synthase, translated as METVLENTLPVGTRGSELSGAKPKWLKVKLPIGQKYTELRGLVDKYSLNTICTSGSCPNMGECWGEGTATFMILGNVCTRSCGFCGVKTGRPETVDWDEPEKVARSIKIMNIKHAVITSVDRDDLKDGGSIIWIETVKAIRRMNPNTTLETLIPDFQGIERNIDRIVEANPEVVSHNVETVRRLTREVRIQAKYDRSLEVLRYLKEKGINRTKSGIMLGLGEQEDEVFQTMRDLREANVDIVTIGQYLQPSKKHLPVKEFITPEQFAKYEQFGLELGFRHVESGPLVRSSYKAQKHIL; from the coding sequence ATGGAAACTGTTTTAGAAAATACTTTACCTGTGGGAACCCGAGGATCCGAATTGAGCGGAGCTAAACCGAAATGGTTAAAGGTAAAACTCCCAATAGGTCAAAAATATACAGAACTTCGTGGTTTAGTCGATAAATATAGCTTAAATACCATTTGTACCTCTGGTAGCTGCCCAAATATGGGAGAATGCTGGGGCGAAGGAACGGCAACATTCATGATTTTAGGAAATGTCTGCACCCGTTCTTGTGGTTTTTGTGGCGTAAAAACAGGAAGACCTGAAACGGTAGATTGGGATGAGCCTGAAAAAGTGGCGCGTTCTATCAAAATTATGAACATCAAACATGCCGTAATTACAAGCGTTGACAGAGATGATTTAAAAGATGGTGGCTCAATCATTTGGATTGAAACCGTAAAAGCCATTAGAAGAATGAACCCTAATACAACCCTGGAAACCTTAATTCCTGATTTTCAAGGAATCGAAAGAAATATAGACCGAATCGTAGAAGCCAATCCCGAAGTCGTTTCACACAACGTAGAAACCGTACGCAGACTGACTCGTGAAGTGCGCATTCAGGCAAAATACGACCGAAGCTTAGAAGTACTTAGATATCTGAAAGAAAAAGGAATCAACAGAACCAAATCTGGAATCATGTTAGGACTTGGAGAACAAGAAGACGAGGTTTTTCAGACCATGAGAGATTTACGGGAAGCCAATGTTGATATCGTAACGATTGGACAATACTTACAACCCAGCAAAAAACATTTGCCGGTGAAGGAATTTATAACGCCGGAGCAATTTGCTAAATACGAGCAATTTGGTTTAGAATTAGGTTTCCGTCATGTTGAAAGTGGACCTTTGGTTCGTTCATCCTACAAAGCACAAAAACATATTTTATAA
- a CDS encoding energy transducer TonB, which translates to MSGLSIYETRWIDLVFENRNKEYGAYRLRQESSKTSVVAFLTGMLFLAAVVTIPVAVNYLNPESKIELPDFTSRIIQLSDSTPFESKKIEKPVLPEAKQQTKQAVLQKDQLVNPIVVTATTPTAVIAKNIENTGTTTSTNDGTTSIGINNATPSGNTVAPITTDTGNTVVTTVALDKLPEFPGGINKFYNYVGNNFEKTEIDSEQAIRIYVSFVIEKDGTMTDIQVKKDPGYGLGKEAIRVLKSLKTKWSPGMIAGKAVRTAYNLPITIQMN; encoded by the coding sequence ATGTCTGGGCTCAGTATTTACGAAACCCGTTGGATTGATCTTGTTTTCGAAAACAGAAACAAAGAGTATGGCGCTTATCGATTGCGTCAGGAAAGTTCAAAAACATCGGTAGTAGCATTTTTAACCGGAATGCTGTTTTTGGCGGCAGTAGTCACTATTCCTGTTGCGGTTAATTACCTGAATCCCGAAAGCAAAATAGAACTCCCCGATTTTACCAGTCGAATCATCCAATTATCGGACAGCACGCCTTTCGAAAGCAAAAAAATTGAAAAACCAGTACTGCCGGAAGCCAAACAACAAACCAAACAAGCCGTGCTGCAGAAAGACCAACTCGTAAATCCTATTGTGGTAACAGCAACAACACCAACCGCAGTTATAGCAAAAAACATTGAAAATACGGGCACAACAACAAGTACAAACGATGGAACAACAAGCATTGGTATAAATAATGCAACACCTTCTGGAAACACTGTTGCCCCTATTACCACTGATACAGGAAATACAGTTGTCACCACTGTAGCTTTAGACAAATTGCCGGAATTCCCGGGTGGTATCAATAAATTTTACAACTATGTAGGCAATAATTTTGAAAAAACAGAAATCGACAGTGAACAAGCCATTCGCATTTATGTTTCTTTTGTTATCGAAAAAGATGGAACCATGACCGACATTCAAGTAAAAAAAGATCCCGGATATGGCTTAGGAAAAGAAGCGATTAGGGTATTAAAATCCTTAAAAACAAAATGGTCCCCGGGAATGATTGCCGGAAAAGCAGTCCGAACCGCTTATAATCTGCCCATCACAATACAAATGAATTAG
- a CDS encoding RNA polymerase sigma factor — MEINNQIEKAKKGDQAAFTFLLDYYWNEVYAFMLKRTENETNAEDITIETFSKAFDKIATYNAEFQFNTWLIAIAKNVHIDLLRKKKSSLFVEITDEEDQQAYNIADTTPSAEDELITEQNLSRLLQFIKELKPHYQEVIQLRYFQEMSYQEIANKIDEPLSNVKIKLLRAKKLLAEIIQQKR; from the coding sequence TTGGAAATAAACAATCAAATAGAAAAAGCAAAAAAAGGAGATCAAGCGGCCTTTACCTTTCTATTGGATTATTATTGGAATGAAGTCTATGCCTTCATGCTAAAACGTACCGAAAATGAAACCAATGCCGAGGATATCACCATCGAAACATTCTCGAAAGCTTTTGACAAAATAGCCACTTACAACGCCGAATTCCAGTTCAACACCTGGCTTATCGCTATTGCAAAAAACGTGCATATTGATTTGTTGCGAAAAAAGAAATCAAGTCTTTTTGTCGAAATTACCGATGAAGAAGACCAGCAGGCCTATAATATTGCCGACACAACCCCATCGGCAGAAGATGAATTAATTACCGAACAAAACCTTTCTCGGTTACTGCAATTCATCAAAGAATTGAAACCACATTATCAAGAAGTGATTCAGTTGCGCTATTTTCAAGAAATGAGTTATCAGGAAATTGCCAACAAAATTGACGAACCTTTGAGTAACGTAAAGATTAAATTGCTTCGCGCCAAAAAACTTCTGGCAGAAATCATTCAACAGAAAAGATAA
- a CDS encoding glycosyltransferase, producing the protein MLTITLYFFIGIVAIQLSYYLGVFGKFAFAKAQKVTPKRIPISVIVCAKNEEENAANFIPLLAEQNYPDFEIVLIDDASSDGTLAVFEAFEKQYPNIRLVKVQNNEAFWGNKKYALTLGIKAAKKEYLLFTDADCYPTSKDWITAMSSQFTMHKTIVLGYGGYQKIANSFLNKIIRFETVLTAIQYFSWAKLGHPYMGVGRNMAYKKEEFFNVNGFIEHIQVRSGDDDLFINQAANAQNVTIAYTPKSFTYSKPKTSFKEFFTQKRRHVATANYYKPFDKLQLGIFYCSQLLCLILPAILLAFQFQWILVLSLLLGRYIVAWTVVGFSAGKLKENDIKFWFPIIEIVLIVTQINIFITNIFSKPVHWK; encoded by the coding sequence ATGCTGACCATTACTTTATATTTTTTTATTGGCATAGTTGCCATACAACTATCGTATTATTTGGGCGTTTTTGGGAAATTTGCTTTCGCCAAGGCACAAAAAGTTACCCCAAAAAGAATTCCGATATCCGTCATCGTTTGTGCCAAAAATGAAGAAGAAAATGCGGCTAATTTTATTCCGTTGTTAGCGGAACAAAACTATCCGGATTTTGAAATCGTATTGATTGATGATGCATCAAGCGATGGTACTTTAGCTGTTTTTGAAGCTTTTGAAAAACAATATCCAAATATACGTTTGGTAAAAGTACAGAACAACGAAGCTTTTTGGGGCAATAAAAAATATGCGCTGACACTGGGAATAAAAGCTGCAAAAAAAGAATACTTACTATTTACCGACGCCGATTGCTACCCAACATCCAAAGATTGGATTACGGCAATGAGCTCTCAATTTACCATGCACAAAACAATCGTTTTGGGGTATGGAGGATATCAAAAAATTGCTAATTCTTTCCTGAATAAAATAATTCGATTTGAAACGGTATTAACTGCAATTCAATATTTTTCCTGGGCAAAGTTAGGACATCCGTATATGGGAGTCGGAAGAAATATGGCCTATAAGAAAGAAGAATTTTTCAATGTAAACGGCTTTATAGAACACATACAAGTACGCTCCGGAGATGACGATTTATTCATTAATCAGGCGGCAAATGCCCAAAATGTAACCATCGCCTACACCCCTAAAAGTTTTACCTATTCTAAACCCAAAACGTCTTTCAAAGAATTTTTTACCCAAAAAAGAAGACATGTCGCTACGGCCAATTATTACAAACCGTTCGATAAATTGCAATTAGGAATTTTTTATTGTTCCCAATTATTATGCCTTATATTGCCTGCCATATTACTGGCATTTCAGTTTCAATGGATATTAGTTTTAAGTTTACTGTTAGGGAGATACATAGTAGCGTGGACAGTAGTTGGGTTTTCGGCTGGAAAACTAAAAGAAAACGACATTAAATTCTGGTTTCCAATTATTGAAATAGTACTTATAGTTACACAAATCAATATCTTTATAACAAATATTTTCTCAAAACCGGTACATTGGAAATAA